A stretch of Streptomyces vietnamensis DNA encodes these proteins:
- a CDS encoding DNA/RNA non-specific endonuclease, whose translation MNPSDAPLPPGRPSAAERRAALAGRTGYDEAFLGPVVPLALPVRDTVETVILPYTHFTVVFRPDRRLAASTAVCIEGGQLLEDVPREDVWEFDPRLPEEQQAGDDIYRNNSLDRGHLVRRLDPVWGAPAVAGLANADTFHFTNAAPQADVFNQGKELWQGLENYLLDHAAEYDRKLTVLTGPVLQDSDPPYRGLQVPMRFWKVAAFVQDGALAAAAYVLDQSPDLSRDADRALAGAKAGAPPPLGPFRTYQVPVSDVAEITELEFGPLPDVDVMPVFRAPEERWRRLESYADIVLHP comes from the coding sequence ATGAACCCATCCGATGCACCGCTCCCTCCCGGCAGGCCGTCCGCCGCCGAGCGCCGTGCCGCCCTCGCCGGCCGCACCGGCTACGACGAGGCCTTCCTCGGCCCCGTCGTCCCGCTGGCGCTCCCGGTCCGGGACACCGTCGAGACGGTGATCCTGCCGTACACCCACTTCACCGTGGTCTTCCGGCCCGACCGGCGGCTCGCGGCCTCGACCGCGGTCTGCATCGAGGGCGGGCAGCTCCTGGAGGACGTGCCCCGGGAGGACGTCTGGGAGTTCGATCCCCGGCTGCCGGAGGAGCAGCAGGCCGGCGACGACATCTACCGCAACAACAGCCTCGACCGGGGCCATCTGGTCCGCCGCCTCGATCCCGTCTGGGGTGCGCCGGCCGTCGCGGGCCTGGCCAATGCGGACACCTTCCACTTCACCAACGCGGCTCCCCAGGCGGACGTCTTCAACCAGGGCAAGGAGCTCTGGCAGGGCCTGGAGAACTACCTGCTCGACCACGCCGCCGAGTACGACCGGAAGCTGACGGTCCTCACCGGCCCGGTGCTCCAGGACTCCGACCCGCCGTACCGGGGGCTGCAGGTGCCGATGCGGTTCTGGAAGGTGGCCGCGTTCGTCCAGGACGGGGCGCTGGCCGCCGCCGCGTACGTCCTCGACCAGAGCCCCGACCTGAGCCGGGACGCGGACCGGGCCCTGGCGGGGGCGAAGGCCGGCGCGCCGCCGCCGCTGGGCCCGTTCCGCACGTACCAGGTGCCCGTCTCGGACGTCGCCGAGATCACCGAGCTGGAGTTCGGGCCGCTGCCGGACGTGGACGTGATGCCGGTGTTCCGCGCCCCGGAGGAGCGCTGGCGGCGCCTGGAGTCGTACGCGGACATCGTGCTGCACCCGTGA
- the rox gene encoding rifampin monooxygenase — translation MIDVIVVGGGPTGLMLAGELRLHDVRVVVLEKLAEPTKESRGQGLHARSVEMMDQRGLLERFQAVSEQFSVGGLFGGVMKPWPERLDTAHPYGLATPQPVTERLLNERALELGTEIRRGSEVVGLSQDADGVTVELADGTELRSRYLAACDGGRSTVRKLLGVGFPGEPATVETLLGDMEVTADPETIAAVTAEVQKTQLRFGLKPLGDGACRVIVPAEGVAEDRTTPPTLDDFRTQLKAFAGTDFGVHSPRWLSRFGDATRQAERYRVGRVFLAGDAAHIHPPTGGQGLNLGIQDAFNLGWKLAAAVGGWAPEGLLDTYEAERHPVGARVVENTRAQMTLLGSDPGATALRELFSKLMDFEEVNRYITGMITAVDVRYDLGEGHELLGRRLRDLPLRQGRLYELTHGGRGLLLDRTGRLSVEGWADRVDHVVDADAELDAPAVLLRPDGHVVWAGEDQEGLNGVLGEWFGAATA, via the coding sequence ATGATTGATGTGATCGTGGTCGGCGGCGGACCGACCGGTCTGATGCTCGCGGGCGAACTGCGGCTGCACGACGTGCGGGTGGTCGTCCTGGAGAAGCTGGCCGAGCCGACCAAGGAGTCCCGCGGACAGGGCCTGCACGCGCGCAGCGTCGAGATGATGGACCAGCGGGGCCTCCTGGAGCGCTTCCAGGCGGTCAGCGAGCAGTTCTCGGTCGGCGGCCTCTTCGGCGGTGTCATGAAGCCGTGGCCGGAGCGGCTCGACACGGCCCACCCGTACGGTCTCGCCACCCCGCAGCCGGTCACCGAGCGGCTGCTGAACGAGCGCGCGCTCGAACTCGGCACGGAGATCCGGCGCGGCAGCGAGGTGGTCGGCCTGAGCCAGGACGCGGACGGGGTGACCGTCGAGCTCGCGGACGGCACCGAGCTGCGCTCGCGCTACCTCGCCGCGTGCGACGGCGGCCGCAGCACGGTGCGCAAGCTGCTCGGCGTCGGCTTCCCCGGCGAGCCCGCCACCGTCGAGACGCTCCTCGGCGACATGGAGGTGACCGCGGACCCGGAGACGATCGCCGCCGTCACCGCGGAGGTCCAGAAGACCCAACTGCGGTTCGGCCTCAAGCCCCTCGGGGACGGCGCGTGCCGCGTCATCGTGCCCGCCGAGGGCGTGGCCGAGGACCGTACGACCCCGCCGACCCTCGACGACTTCAGGACCCAGCTGAAGGCCTTCGCCGGCACCGACTTCGGCGTCCACTCGCCGCGCTGGCTGTCCCGCTTCGGCGACGCCACCCGGCAGGCCGAGCGCTACCGGGTCGGCCGGGTGTTCCTGGCCGGTGACGCGGCGCACATCCACCCGCCGACCGGCGGCCAGGGCCTCAACCTCGGCATCCAGGACGCGTTCAACCTCGGCTGGAAGCTGGCCGCGGCGGTCGGCGGCTGGGCGCCGGAGGGGCTGCTCGACACGTACGAGGCCGAACGCCACCCGGTCGGCGCCCGCGTGGTCGAGAACACCCGCGCGCAGATGACGCTCCTCGGCAGCGACCCCGGGGCGACCGCGCTGCGGGAGCTGTTCTCCAAGCTGATGGACTTCGAGGAGGTGAACCGGTACATCACCGGGATGATCACCGCGGTCGACGTCCGCTACGACCTCGGCGAGGGCCATGAACTCCTCGGCCGGCGCCTGCGGGACCTGCCTCTGCGGCAGGGACGCCTCTACGAGCTGACGCACGGCGGCCGCGGACTGCTGCTCGACCGGACGGGCCGGCTCTCGGTGGAGGGCTGGGCGGACCGCGTCGACCACGTCGTCGACGCCGACGCGGAACTCGACGCGCCCGCCGTCCTGTTGCGGCCGGACGGCCACGTCGTCTGGGCGGGCGAGGACCAGGAGGGCCTGAACGGCGTCCTGGGCGAGTGGTTCGGCGCCGCGACGGCCTGA
- a CDS encoding maltokinase N-terminal cap-like domain-containing protein, producing MAVIHHTTMQPTKLELLAEWLPSRAWYAGGADAPSPAKAGGFRLDDPEGEVGIEFMAVTDGTGPDAVTYLVPMTYRGAPLEGAEHALIGTSEHGVLGTRWIYDGTHDPVLVAQLYALLAGRAEAQAQSVDDTIDPTVAASLDAPGTDAELVRVEDGPDHTDLVVRETGAATPLTLRVRRVLGDGADGGPGRGRVTAEWRLADGTTARGAYAVALAE from the coding sequence ATGGCCGTCATCCACCACACCACGATGCAGCCCACCAAACTGGAGCTGCTCGCCGAGTGGCTGCCCAGCCGCGCCTGGTACGCCGGCGGAGCCGACGCGCCGAGCCCGGCCAAGGCGGGCGGCTTCCGGCTCGACGACCCCGAGGGCGAGGTCGGCATCGAGTTCATGGCGGTCACCGACGGCACCGGCCCCGACGCGGTCACCTACCTGGTCCCCATGACCTACCGCGGCGCGCCCCTGGAAGGCGCCGAGCACGCCCTCATCGGCACCTCCGAGCACGGCGTCCTCGGCACGCGCTGGATCTACGACGGCACCCACGACCCGGTGCTCGTCGCCCAGTTGTACGCCCTGCTCGCCGGCCGCGCCGAGGCCCAGGCGCAGTCCGTCGACGACACGATCGACCCGACCGTCGCCGCCTCGCTCGACGCCCCGGGGACCGACGCGGAGCTCGTACGGGTCGAGGACGGCCCCGACCACACCGACCTGGTCGTACGGGAGACCGGCGCGGCCACGCCGCTGACACTCCGGGTGCGGCGCGTCCTGGGCGACGGCGCGGACGGCGGACCGGGCCGCGGCCGGGTCACGGCCGAGTGGCGCCTCGCCGACGGGACCACCGCCCGCGGCGCGTACGCCGTCGCCCTCGCCGAGTAG
- a CDS encoding trypsin-like serine peptidase gives MPNGPRNVSPVATGAERIFDDLWEVAARVRAQLEAEIAESALELPADVAPATEISRFAREERARVLEAGVTGLEKLAAHREDELDRDETFGVEAIVLLEGRPAILVQRQDFAPQHDEWAVLESQRPAIRDSILRVGRVEVTGHPSLDWIGTAFLVGPRTVMTNRHVAAEFSRFEGERWTLEFGMSARVDPAEELPVAGGPPGPSVPYEITDVIGIHPDVDMALLRVEPAAEEGLPTPLAVAADGPADLPGRPVYVIGYPAWDGRRNEPESMRRIFMDVYNVKRLQPGTATDFTPGGLVMKHDCSTLGGNSGSPVFDLVDHRVLGLHFGGRYRTGNFAVPLWELVEDPLLAKAEVNWV, from the coding sequence ATGCCGAACGGACCACGGAACGTGTCGCCGGTGGCGACCGGCGCCGAGCGGATCTTCGACGATCTGTGGGAGGTCGCCGCGCGGGTGCGCGCGCAGCTGGAGGCGGAGATCGCCGAGTCCGCGCTCGAACTCCCCGCCGATGTGGCACCGGCGACCGAGATCTCCCGCTTCGCCCGGGAGGAGCGGGCCCGCGTCCTGGAGGCCGGGGTCACCGGCCTGGAGAAGCTGGCCGCGCACCGGGAGGACGAGCTCGACAGGGACGAGACCTTCGGCGTGGAGGCGATCGTCCTTCTGGAGGGCCGGCCCGCGATCCTGGTCCAGCGCCAGGACTTCGCCCCGCAGCACGACGAGTGGGCGGTCCTGGAGTCGCAGCGGCCGGCGATCCGGGACTCGATCCTGCGGGTCGGCCGGGTCGAGGTCACCGGGCACCCCAGCCTGGACTGGATCGGCACGGCCTTCCTGGTCGGCCCGCGCACGGTGATGACGAACCGCCACGTGGCGGCGGAGTTCAGCCGGTTCGAGGGCGAGCGCTGGACCCTGGAGTTCGGCATGTCGGCGCGCGTCGACCCGGCGGAGGAGCTGCCCGTCGCGGGCGGGCCGCCCGGGCCCTCGGTGCCGTACGAGATCACCGACGTCATCGGCATCCACCCCGACGTCGACATGGCGCTGCTGCGGGTCGAGCCCGCGGCGGAGGAGGGCCTGCCGACGCCGCTCGCGGTGGCGGCGGACGGGCCGGCGGACCTGCCGGGCCGGCCGGTGTACGTGATCGGCTACCCGGCCTGGGACGGCCGGCGCAACGAGCCCGAGTCGATGCGCCGGATCTTCATGGACGTCTACAACGTGAAGCGGCTCCAGCCGGGCACGGCCACCGATTTCACCCCCGGTGGCCTGGTGATGAAGCACGACTGCTCGACGCTGGGCGGGAACAGCGGCTCCCCGGTGTTCGACCTCGTCGACCACCGGGTCCTCGGACTGCACTTCGGCGGCCGCTACCGCACGGGCAACTTCGCCGTCCCGCTGTGGGAGCTGGTGGAGGACCCGCTGCTCGCGAAGGCGGAGGTCAACTGGGTCTGA
- a CDS encoding caspase family protein yields MATGLSLHIGLNRVDPARYEGWDGTLNACENDAHDMARLARTAGFETTILLTADGTAANVTSVLREAAARLVPGDILLFSYSGHGGQVPDVTGPDDEPDALDETLVFYDRQFLDDEVQHAFRAFADDVRIVALFDCCHSGSSIELPGGAPEESTGRYMPEPWQRQLYDRDRSWFEDLQQTLAKEAPADGTAPDALLVSACQDNQVAADGPVNGAFTEALRRVWNDGAFRGGYRTFHRDIQRLLPPTQSPNLYLTGTPSPDFLNQRPFTI; encoded by the coding sequence ATGGCCACCGGACTCTCCCTGCACATCGGACTGAACCGGGTCGACCCCGCCCGATACGAGGGCTGGGACGGCACCCTGAACGCCTGCGAGAACGACGCCCACGACATGGCGCGGCTGGCCAGGACCGCCGGATTCGAGACCACCATCCTGCTCACCGCGGACGGCACGGCCGCCAACGTCACCTCCGTGCTCCGCGAGGCCGCCGCCCGCCTCGTCCCCGGCGACATCCTGCTCTTCAGCTACTCGGGCCACGGCGGCCAGGTCCCCGACGTCACGGGCCCCGACGACGAGCCCGACGCGCTCGACGAGACCCTCGTGTTCTACGACCGCCAGTTCCTCGACGACGAGGTCCAGCACGCCTTCCGCGCCTTCGCCGACGACGTACGGATCGTCGCCCTCTTCGACTGCTGCCACAGCGGCAGCAGCATCGAACTCCCCGGCGGCGCACCGGAGGAGAGCACGGGCCGCTACATGCCGGAGCCGTGGCAGCGGCAGCTCTACGACCGCGACCGGAGCTGGTTCGAGGACCTCCAGCAGACCCTGGCGAAGGAGGCCCCCGCCGACGGGACGGCCCCCGACGCGCTCCTCGTGTCGGCCTGCCAGGACAACCAGGTCGCCGCCGACGGCCCCGTCAACGGCGCCTTCACCGAGGCCCTGCGCCGGGTGTGGAACGACGGCGCCTTCCGGGGCGGCTACCGCACCTTCCACCGGGACATCCAGCGCCTGCTGCCCCCGACCCAGAGCCCGAACCTCTACTTGACCGGCACCCCGTCCCCGGACTTCCTGAACCAGCGCCCCTTCACCATCTGA
- a CDS encoding trypsin-like peptidase domain-containing protein, with product MPLTETEWGLVASWVRDHLLDTPEPRGRLLRAGLPADFVEDLPLTPDPERNALLVVAAARRDIAHQRRLLSVLAGLDALAAIDDPHAFEQGAEARNLLTRLREDERLRRSPEDPFDSTLLKHGTEVFLDRSELREKLRGFLADPEQTVLVVDGPPDSGRSYTYELIRHLGQHCDFRPVRVTLSRTSTAARLMERLSAFVAGPEAERIPLNPTRLNDPLPSFEDAAHRIVTRATAAEERFWLVLDDCDRLDPHSDVWDCIGVLARAIYEHTPVRADAVPRLVLLGYATTMRQLPYEIRKNECRDTTRLADEGDLRAFFREFFTDNGPVGQEATVRELTETAVAEVLRAVDSSSQEDSYMRRLCTAVEDAVRLHRALPPTSPPPGEAGHVLRDALRTSLAAPAAALPDLRRSYREAACLLQEFDPARLRLPGEEQATGRAVLELVDDCTALPEPGATVWTLKPEIRDAALAGLEGPEAALRALRTNIGLRPEGPGPERTALALLTGAGLPPAAAGLVTAGTDRPAAGTGSPPPGAGLPPPGPGPAGIAQPPPAGAGVPGGGTGSSPAPRDEVEVLSDALQATLWLSRVPGVTGLPAVDDVQHRLEQARLLQPMRRLVRGTFHGRTAELDALHAYIALPEEPAEPPVLLHGVGGIGKSTLLAKFLVDALAAAGPGGFPFAYIDFARPTLSVHEPATVIAEAARQLGVQHPAHRAAFEELADECERTAALQRTERNELDELDELAGTRATLGRDYSSDFHARASAREQELAHRVASLVAEAVRPAPGDPPPPLVVVVDSFEEAQYRGSPVLARMWAVWTALRAAYSRLRFVVSGRAPIDHPARVLTPRTMELTELNHEASVDLLVSSGVDDEPLAEDLADRIGGHPLSLKLAARTVVALGADSPSLGELLRGLPSRRRYFDRQVDQMLIQGTLYDRLLKHIAEDDVRALVQAGLALRFITPDLIREVLAGPAGLVVESAGEARRLYGLLTSRVDLMESAGPGAIRHRTDLRAIMLRLSDSARTDLMRAVDRRAVAYYAVREGLRERAEEIYHRLRLGENPRTVEARWEPGVAPYLGGSTHREMAHRSAAFLLGRIGGHVPDQIMTEADQEDWERIAAREVEDLLTQGYVEAAAQRLEERRPWTPCSRLHALLAETLARSGRTAEAREGAERAVDRAEEAGCAETQLELLQLSARLAQDTGDFAEADRDLQEAEEIAAGLGLRFESLGVLVARSRLAALADGDSAPAEERLARTLRGMPDADLARQPSLARTAAATACRADPRLLEHTLRLVGLPADEEAVVTELARWFDTTLTDEPGLRVPLTRILESAAGAEPSPGADRPDLERIERHLREARRRGTLDAVARQALTLRDGSGDLLLGVASAMDQGPSPHGTAPAAPAGHGAEQEPRTGLWTQPPPNAAGAALRKVPFLPQEELVRVRNAALAAGLADRALRPALLKGIPGYFTATLQPLDDPLEQAHADLNAMNQVERLLDGLVPLEIWLHNAIEQTHEPGPRAVLQGALDSVAREITGEAELPAEMMPGELKEEIVLQDDTVPYEFLHGGIRAGASVALLRIPPYESGAPLFPSYPHGGTGWMIAPGLLITNHHVVMARSWESGVRPYVSDEDLRLQALMSRSRFDFVENAAAAPEATAGELAAWDATLDYAIVRLSADQGERPTLRVATRPLLVRERQRVPVNIIQHPGGLPKRVALRNNLVYRADEHDILYFTDTRGGSSGSPVCLDDWTVVGLHRGTRKVDEVEFQGGRTKFVNVGTQMSGILAHLREFRPELYEEIMAGQSGRPARGEANAKPR from the coding sequence ATGCCGCTCACCGAGACCGAATGGGGGCTCGTCGCCAGCTGGGTGCGGGACCACCTCCTCGACACCCCCGAGCCGCGGGGACGGCTGCTGCGCGCAGGTCTGCCGGCCGACTTCGTCGAGGACCTGCCGCTCACCCCGGACCCCGAACGGAACGCCCTGCTCGTCGTCGCCGCCGCCCGCCGGGACATCGCCCACCAGCGGCGGCTGCTCTCCGTGCTCGCGGGTCTCGACGCGCTGGCCGCGATCGACGACCCGCACGCCTTCGAGCAGGGCGCCGAGGCCCGGAACCTGCTGACCCGGCTGCGGGAGGACGAGCGGCTGCGCCGGTCCCCCGAGGACCCGTTCGACAGCACGCTCCTGAAGCACGGCACGGAGGTCTTCCTGGACCGGAGCGAGCTGCGCGAGAAGCTCCGGGGCTTCCTGGCCGACCCGGAGCAGACGGTGCTCGTCGTCGACGGCCCCCCGGACAGCGGCCGCTCCTACACCTACGAGCTGATCCGCCACCTCGGCCAGCACTGCGACTTCCGTCCGGTCCGGGTCACCCTCTCCCGCACGTCCACGGCGGCGCGCCTGATGGAGCGGCTCTCGGCCTTCGTGGCGGGTCCCGAGGCCGAGCGGATCCCGTTGAATCCCACACGGTTGAACGATCCACTGCCTTCTTTCGAGGACGCGGCGCACCGGATCGTCACCCGCGCGACCGCCGCCGAGGAGCGCTTCTGGCTGGTCCTCGACGACTGCGACCGGCTCGACCCGCACTCGGACGTGTGGGACTGCATCGGCGTCCTCGCCCGGGCCATCTACGAGCACACCCCGGTACGGGCGGACGCCGTGCCCCGCCTGGTGCTGCTCGGCTACGCGACGACGATGCGGCAACTCCCGTACGAGATCCGCAAGAACGAGTGCCGCGACACGACGCGCCTCGCCGACGAGGGCGATCTCCGGGCCTTCTTCCGGGAGTTCTTCACCGACAACGGGCCCGTCGGGCAGGAGGCGACCGTCCGCGAGCTCACGGAGACGGCCGTGGCCGAGGTGCTGCGGGCCGTCGACTCGTCTTCCCAGGAGGACAGTTACATGCGGCGGCTGTGCACGGCCGTGGAGGACGCCGTACGGCTCCACCGGGCGCTCCCGCCGACGTCACCGCCGCCGGGCGAGGCCGGTCACGTCCTGCGCGACGCCCTGCGCACCAGCCTCGCCGCCCCTGCCGCCGCGCTGCCCGATCTGCGCAGGTCCTACCGCGAGGCCGCCTGCCTGCTCCAGGAGTTCGACCCCGCGCGGCTGCGGCTCCCCGGCGAGGAGCAGGCCACCGGGCGGGCCGTCCTGGAGCTCGTCGACGACTGCACGGCCCTGCCGGAGCCCGGGGCCACCGTGTGGACGCTGAAACCCGAGATCCGCGACGCGGCCCTGGCGGGCCTGGAAGGCCCCGAAGCCGCGCTGCGCGCCCTACGGACCAACATCGGCCTCCGCCCCGAGGGCCCCGGCCCGGAACGCACGGCGCTCGCCCTGCTCACGGGCGCGGGGCTGCCTCCGGCGGCCGCGGGTCTCGTCACGGCGGGGACGGACCGACCTGCAGCAGGCACCGGCTCGCCCCCGCCGGGCGCTGGCCTGCCCCCGCCGGGCCCGGGCCCGGCAGGGATCGCCCAGCCTCCCCCGGCCGGCGCGGGGGTGCCGGGCGGGGGGACCGGATCTTCCCCGGCCCCCCGCGACGAGGTCGAGGTGCTCTCCGACGCGCTGCAGGCCACGCTCTGGCTGAGCCGGGTCCCGGGCGTGACCGGACTGCCCGCCGTCGACGACGTGCAGCACCGCCTTGAGCAGGCCCGGCTGCTGCAGCCCATGCGGCGGCTCGTCCGGGGGACCTTCCACGGCCGCACCGCCGAACTCGACGCCCTGCACGCGTACATCGCGCTGCCCGAGGAGCCGGCGGAGCCGCCCGTCCTGCTGCACGGCGTCGGCGGCATCGGCAAGAGCACCCTGCTCGCCAAGTTCCTCGTCGACGCGCTCGCCGCCGCCGGTCCCGGCGGATTCCCCTTCGCCTACATCGACTTCGCGCGCCCGACGCTCTCCGTCCACGAACCCGCCACGGTGATCGCGGAGGCGGCCCGGCAGCTCGGCGTCCAGCACCCGGCGCACCGCGCCGCCTTCGAGGAGCTCGCGGACGAGTGCGAGCGGACGGCGGCGCTCCAGCGCACCGAACGCAACGAGCTGGACGAGCTGGACGAGCTGGCCGGCACCCGGGCGACGCTCGGCCGCGACTACTCGTCCGACTTCCACGCCCGGGCCAGCGCCCGCGAGCAGGAGCTCGCCCACCGGGTCGCGTCCCTGGTCGCCGAGGCCGTCCGGCCGGCGCCGGGCGACCCGCCGCCGCCGCTGGTCGTGGTCGTCGACTCCTTCGAGGAGGCCCAGTACCGGGGCTCGCCCGTCCTCGCCCGGATGTGGGCCGTCTGGACGGCCCTGCGGGCCGCCTACTCGCGGCTTCGGTTCGTCGTCTCCGGGCGCGCGCCGATCGACCACCCGGCCCGGGTCCTGACCCCGCGCACGATGGAGCTCACCGAGCTGAACCACGAGGCCTCCGTGGACCTGCTGGTGTCCTCCGGGGTGGACGACGAGCCGCTCGCCGAGGACCTCGCGGACCGGATCGGCGGCCATCCGCTGAGCCTCAAGCTCGCGGCCCGCACGGTGGTCGCCCTGGGCGCCGACTCCCCCTCGCTCGGCGAGCTGCTGCGCGGACTTCCCTCCCGGCGCCGGTACTTCGACCGGCAGGTCGACCAGATGCTGATCCAGGGCACGCTGTACGACCGACTGCTCAAACACATCGCGGAGGACGACGTCCGGGCCCTCGTGCAGGCGGGCCTGGCCCTCCGCTTCATCACTCCCGATCTGATCCGGGAGGTCCTGGCCGGGCCGGCGGGACTGGTCGTCGAGAGCGCGGGCGAGGCCCGCAGGCTCTACGGGCTGCTCACCTCCCGGGTCGACCTGATGGAGTCGGCGGGCCCAGGGGCCATCCGGCACCGGACCGATCTGCGGGCCATCATGCTGCGCCTCTCGGACAGCGCGCGGACCGATCTGATGCGGGCCGTGGACCGGAGGGCCGTCGCGTACTACGCGGTCCGCGAGGGGCTGCGGGAGCGCGCCGAGGAGATCTACCACCGGCTCCGGCTCGGCGAGAACCCCCGTACCGTGGAGGCCCGTTGGGAGCCGGGCGTCGCGCCCTACCTGGGCGGGTCGACGCACCGGGAGATGGCGCACCGCTCGGCCGCTTTCCTCCTGGGCAGGATCGGCGGCCACGTGCCCGACCAGATCATGACCGAGGCCGACCAGGAGGACTGGGAGCGGATCGCCGCGCGCGAGGTCGAGGACCTGCTCACCCAGGGGTACGTGGAGGCGGCCGCGCAGCGGCTCGAGGAGCGGCGGCCGTGGACGCCGTGCAGCAGGCTGCACGCGCTGCTCGCCGAGACCCTCGCCCGCTCCGGGCGGACGGCGGAGGCGCGCGAGGGCGCCGAGCGGGCCGTGGACCGGGCGGAGGAGGCGGGCTGCGCGGAGACCCAGCTCGAACTGCTCCAGCTGTCGGCGCGGCTCGCCCAGGACACGGGCGACTTCGCGGAGGCGGACCGGGACCTCCAGGAGGCGGAGGAGATCGCCGCGGGCCTCGGGCTGCGCTTCGAGTCGCTGGGGGTGCTCGTCGCCCGGTCGCGGCTCGCGGCGCTCGCGGACGGCGACTCCGCCCCGGCGGAGGAGCGGCTCGCCCGGACGCTGCGCGGGATGCCGGACGCGGACCTGGCCCGGCAGCCCTCGCTCGCGCGTACGGCGGCGGCCACGGCCTGCCGGGCGGACCCGAGGCTCCTGGAGCACACGCTGCGGCTCGTGGGGCTCCCCGCGGACGAGGAGGCGGTGGTCACCGAGCTGGCCCGCTGGTTCGACACCACCCTCACCGACGAGCCCGGCCTGCGCGTGCCGCTGACCCGCATCCTGGAGTCCGCCGCCGGGGCGGAGCCGTCCCCGGGTGCCGACCGTCCGGACCTGGAGCGGATCGAGCGGCACCTGCGGGAGGCACGGCGGCGCGGCACCCTGGACGCGGTCGCCCGGCAGGCGCTGACGCTCCGGGACGGCAGCGGGGACCTGCTGCTCGGGGTGGCCTCCGCGATGGACCAGGGCCCGTCCCCGCACGGAACCGCCCCCGCCGCCCCGGCCGGACACGGCGCGGAGCAGGAGCCCAGGACCGGCCTGTGGACGCAACCGCCGCCGAACGCCGCCGGGGCCGCGCTCCGGAAGGTGCCGTTCCTGCCGCAGGAGGAGCTGGTGCGGGTCCGCAACGCCGCCCTGGCGGCGGGGCTCGCCGACCGGGCCCTGCGTCCTGCCCTGCTCAAGGGCATCCCCGGCTACTTCACGGCCACCCTCCAGCCGCTCGACGACCCCCTGGAGCAGGCCCACGCGGACCTCAACGCGATGAACCAGGTCGAGCGCCTCCTCGACGGTCTGGTGCCGCTGGAGATCTGGCTGCACAACGCGATCGAGCAGACCCACGAGCCGGGCCCGCGCGCCGTCCTCCAGGGCGCCCTGGACTCGGTGGCCCGCGAGATCACCGGCGAGGCGGAGCTCCCGGCGGAGATGATGCCCGGGGAGCTGAAGGAGGAGATCGTCCTCCAGGACGACACCGTGCCGTACGAGTTCCTGCACGGCGGCATCCGGGCCGGTGCCTCCGTGGCGCTGCTGCGGATCCCGCCGTACGAGTCGGGTGCGCCGCTGTTTCCCTCGTACCCGCACGGCGGCACCGGCTGGATGATCGCCCCCGGGTTGCTGATCACCAACCACCATGTGGTGATGGCCCGTTCGTGGGAGTCGGGCGTCCGGCCGTACGTGAGCGACGAGGACCTGCGACTCCAGGCGCTCATGTCGCGCTCCCGCTTCGACTTCGTCGAGAACGCGGCGGCCGCGCCGGAGGCGACGGCGGGCGAGCTCGCGGCCTGGGACGCGACGCTCGACTACGCGATCGTGCGGCTCTCCGCCGACCAGGGAGAGCGGCCCACCCTCCGGGTCGCCACCCGGCCGCTGCTCGTCCGCGAGCGGCAGCGCGTCCCGGTCAACATCATCCAGCACCCGGGCGGACTGCCGAAGCGGGTGGCACTGCGCAACAACCTGGTCTACCGGGCGGACGAGCACGACATCCTGTACTTCACCGACACCCGCGGCGGCTCCTCGGGATCGCCGGTCTGCCTCGACGACTGGACGGTCGTGGGGCTGCACCGGGGGACGCGGAAGGTGGACGAGGTCGAGTTCCAGGGCGGCCGGACGAAGTTCGTGAACGTGGGCACCCAGATGAGCGGCATCCTGGCCCATCTCAGGGAGTTCCGGCCGGAGTTGTACGAGGAGATCATGGCGGGCCAGTCCGGGCGGCCGGCCCGGGGTGAAGCGAACGCGAAGCCGAGGTGA